A genomic region of Oncorhynchus mykiss isolate Arlee chromosome 16, USDA_OmykA_1.1, whole genome shotgun sequence contains the following coding sequences:
- the LOC110491656 gene encoding dynein assembly factor 3, axonemal, with product MSTGRTMEGAGCVTWWGFSPALDLLRRGSERQEGEVNVLLVGSGDPRHILKTIAGLRDTDTLHIWVIENSMDVVARQLLLLFLALTPQESMGLHEKTEVFLELFGNSEVRSQTEETLRHVATELSLSVTETLETPTNPCLDTTHLRFKERDDLDRIFKQWIHPPPSARSAHVSIAKAWDGRVRQHLGTRYDSRAGCFDWDLTMKLHQKGCGVINKQHYKLWRERGVAFEMREGIYQMANESLLSTRVFSHRGDKMALRGYWGDIVSSPYLSFGIETDDEKLLQKQNGQHVKTAQDISYVNVQALFKSLSCRGGTPPTQACSEEGKALVALEPVSQPEAHHKSQINELMHLNGVSVTFLPLDSLSKLPEKQKYSHFFNSIYCAASMVHHLSPTLRQIAAPKAALVVELAKYLLDLTKEQEVGFAEKVEDVAKEAGFEPSQEEKRDVYATFALQEE from the exons ATGAGCACTGGACGCACTATGGAGGGCGCGGGCTGTGTGACCTGGTGGGGATTCAGTCCTGCGCTTGACCTCCTGCGCAGAG gcTCAGAGAGGCAGGAGGGTGAGGTAAATGTTTTACTGGTGGGCAGTGGCGACCCAAGACACATACTCAAGACCATTGCTGGCCTGAGGGACACAGATACCCTTCAT ATATGGGTGATAGAGAATAGCATGGACGTGGTGGCTCGACAACTGCTGCTCCTCTTTCTGGCTCTGACACCCCAGGAGAGCATGGGACTTCACG AAAAGACTGAGGTTTTCCTGGAGTTGTTTGGTAACAGTGAGGTCCGCAGTCAGACAGAGGAGACACTGAGACACGTGGCGACAgaactgtctctctcagtcactGAGACACTAGAAACACCCACAAATCCCTGCCTGGACACCACTCATCTCAGA TTCAAGGAGCGCGACGATTTGGACAGGATATTCAAACAATGGATCCACCCTCCCCCATCTGCACGTTCTGCCCATGTATCAATAGCCAAGGCCTGGGACGGCCGGGTCCGGCAGCACCTGGGCACCCGCTATGACTCCAGGGCGGGCTGCTTCGACTGGGACCTCACCATGAAGCTACACCAGAAAGGG TGTGGCGTCATCAACAAACAGCACTACAAACTGTGGAGGGAGCGGGGCGTGGCCTTTGAGATGAGGGAGGGCATCTATCAAATGGCCAACGAGAGCTTACTCTCTACGAGAGTATTCAGTCAT aggggtgaCAAAATGGCACTGAGGGGATACTGGGGAGACATTGTGTCCAGTCCTTACCTCTCCTTTGGCATCGAGACAGATGACGAGAAACTGCTGCAGAAACAGAATGGGCAACACGTCAAG ACAGCCCAGGATATCTCGTATGTGAACGTGCAGGCGCTGTTCAAGTCTTTGTCCTGTAGAGGGGGCACTCCCCCTACTCAGGCATGCAGTGAGGAGGGGAAAGCACTTGTAGCACTGGAGCCAGTGTCACAACCAGAGGCTCATCACAAATCACAAATCAACG AACTCATGCACCTGAATGGGGTGTCAGTGACTTTCCTGCCCCTGGACTCTCTCTCCAAACTGCCAGAGAAACAGAAATACTCCCACTTTTTCAACAGCATCTACTGTGCTGCCAG TATGGTGCACCATTTGAGCCCGACACTGAGACAGATTGCTGCACCCAAAGCCGCCCTCGTGGTGGAGCTGGCCAA GTACCTCTTGGATCTTACCAAGGAGCAGGAGGTGGGGTTTGCTGAGAAAGTCGAGGATGTCGCCAAAGAGGCGGGGTTTGAGCCCtcacaggaggagaagagggatgtTTATGCCACGTTCGCGCTACAGGAGGAGTGA